The following proteins come from a genomic window of Flavobacteriaceae bacterium MAR_2010_188:
- a CDS encoding Gas vesicle protein — MSSDNSVLGLLAGTAIGAALGILFAPDKGSATRQRIVDEAAAARDVITENAYELKDRVANTVVAKKATLDEQVESMVTNASYKAEDVINILERKLEELKSKNRRLQKDEVVVKNTAPKTV, encoded by the coding sequence ATGAGTAGTGATAATTCAGTATTAGGACTTTTAGCAGGTACAGCAATAGGTGCTGCACTTGGGATTTTGTTTGCTCCAGACAAAGGTAGTGCAACAAGACAGAGAATTGTAGATGAAGCAGCAGCAGCGCGTGACGTAATTACAGAAAATGCTTATGAACTGAAAGACAGAGTTGCTAATACAGTAGTTGCTAAGAAAGCAACTTTAGATGAGCAAGTAGAATCAATGGTTACAAACGCTAGCTATAAAGCAGAAGATGTAATCAATATACTTGAGAGAAAACTTGAAGAATTAAAATCAAAGAACAGAAGACTGCAGAAGGATGAAGTTGTTGTAAAAAACACCGCTCCCAAGACAGTCTAA